The Xanthomonas sp. DAR 80977 nucleotide sequence ATTGCGCGGCGCGCACGCCCTTGAAGCCGAAGGCGCGGGCGATCTCGGTCTGCGAGGGCGGCGCGCCGTCGTGCTCGATACGCTGGGCGATCAGGTCGAGGATCGCTTGCTGGGTTTCGGTCAGTTCCATGGTTAGTAGTAATACTACTAAAAACGGAAATGGGCAACTGTCGCGTGGTCCGCGGCCCCAGCCTTCCTCCGCCGGCGCCGCGCCGCTCCGTTCAGCGGCCGCTGCGCCAGATCGAGATCAGGATCCACACCCCCGACAGCGCCGCGCCGATGAAGCCGCCCACGCCGATCGCCAGCAGCCAGCGGCTGGAGACGCCGCCGACGCTGTTCATGACGATCGAGGAGCCGATGATCAGCGCCGCGGTGACGATGCCCATGGTCAGCCGGTTGGCGGCGCGGTTGACCTGGTCGCCGAAGCCCTTCAGCGAGGTGGTCTCGACATTGAGCTGCAGGCGGCCGCGCCGCGCCGCCTGCAGCAGCCGGCGGGTGTCGCGCGGCAGGTCGCCCAGCAGCTCCAGCGCGCCGAGCACGGTACGGCGGCCGCGCTTGGCCATCGCGCGCGGGGCGAAGCGCTGCAGCATCACCCGCTCCAGGTACGGCGCCGCGGCGCCGGCCATGTCGAAGTCCGGGTCGAGCTGGCGCCCTACCCCTTCCAGGGTCAGGAAGGTCTTGATCATCAGCGCCAGGTCGGCCGGCAGCGCCAGCGCATGCTGGCGCAGGATCGCGGTGACGTCGCCGAGCATCGCGCCGACGCGCAGCTCCTTCAGCGGCACGCCGCGGTACTGGTCGACGAAGCCGGCGATCTCCAGCTGCAGCCGCGCCTCGTCGATCTCGGCATCGCCGTCGGTCCATTCCAGCAGCACGTCGGCGACCGCCTCGGCCTCCTGCGTGACCAGCCCGTGCAGCAATTGCACGACCTGGTAGCGGCGCTGCTCGGAGATGCGCCCGACCATGCCGAAATCGATCACCGCGATGCGCTCGCCGGGCAGGTAGAAGATGTTGCCGGGGTGCGGATCGGCGTGGAAGCAGCCGTCCTCGAGCACCATCTTCAGCACGATGTCGGCGCCGACGCGGGCCAGCTGGCGCCGGTCCAGGCCGGCGGCATCCACACCGGCCAGATCGCGCCCGCCGATGCCGTCGACGAAGTCCTGCACGTTGAGGGTCTCGCAGGTCCACTGCCAGTGCACGCGCGGGATCACGATCTCGTCGTGGCCCTGGAAATTGGCGGCGATGCGCTCGGCGTTGCGGCATTCGCCGGCGAAATCCAGTTCGCGCCGCAGCGACACGGTGAACTGGTGCACCACCTCGGCCGGGTGGTAGCGCTTGAGGTCGGCGGCGCGCGCCTCGACGATCTCCGCCAGCCGTGCCAGCAGCCGCAGGTCGGCCTCGATCACGTCGCGGATGCCGGGGCGGCGCACCTTCATCACCACCGCGGTGCCGTCGTGCAGCCAGGCGCGGTGGGTCTGCGCCAGCGAGGCGGCGGCCAGCGGCATTTCCTCGACCCGGGCGAAGATCGCCGATGGCGCCTCGCCCAGCGCCTCCAGCAGTTGCGGCAGGATCTGTTCGTAGGGCAGCGCCGGCGCCGCGTTCTGCAGTTCGCTGAGTTCCTCGATCCAGTCCGGCGGCAGCAGGTCCACGCGCGTGGCCAGCACCTGGCCGAGCTTGACGAAGGTCGGGCCGAGATCCTGCAGCGCGCGCCGCACCCGCTGCGGCGCCGACATGCGCAGCATCTCCTCGGCGTTGTGCCAGTGCAGCAGGCGCCCGGCGCGCTCCAGCACGTCGGCCATGCCGATGCGGCGG carries:
- the ubiB gene encoding 2-polyprenylphenol 6-hydroxylase; the encoded protein is MWEALSTVRDLGRLQEIASVLIRYGFGDVVRRIGMADVLERAGRLLHWHNAEEMLRMSAPQRVRRALQDLGPTFVKLGQVLATRVDLLPPDWIEELSELQNAAPALPYEQILPQLLEALGEAPSAIFARVEEMPLAAASLAQTHRAWLHDGTAVVMKVRRPGIRDVIEADLRLLARLAEIVEARAADLKRYHPAEVVHQFTVSLRRELDFAGECRNAERIAANFQGHDEIVIPRVHWQWTCETLNVQDFVDGIGGRDLAGVDAAGLDRRQLARVGADIVLKMVLEDGCFHADPHPGNIFYLPGERIAVIDFGMVGRISEQRRYQVVQLLHGLVTQEAEAVADVLLEWTDGDAEIDEARLQLEIAGFVDQYRGVPLKELRVGAMLGDVTAILRQHALALPADLALMIKTFLTLEGVGRQLDPDFDMAGAAAPYLERVMLQRFAPRAMAKRGRRTVLGALELLGDLPRDTRRLLQAARRGRLQLNVETTSLKGFGDQVNRAANRLTMGIVTAALIIGSSIVMNSVGGVSSRWLLAIGVGGFIGAALSGVWILISIWRSGR